The Amblyomma americanum isolate KBUSLIRL-KWMA unplaced genomic scaffold, ASM5285725v1 scaffold_127, whole genome shotgun sequence DNA window cggttttacaagtgtctgtgtgatacgactcaaaccttttttctcctataactgcgcgaaaagcatgtattcttgcttaacacaacgaaacaagctattttagaccgaaacaagttaaatctgaacacatcggttttacaagtgtctgtgtgatacgagtcaaaacttcttctcctgtaactgcgcgaaaagcatgtattcttgcttaaaacaacgaaacaacgtgttttagaccaaaacgaggtaaatctgaacacatcggttttacaagtgtctgtgggatacgtcaaaacttttttctgttataacagcgcgaaaagcatgtattcttgcttaacacaacgaaacaagctattttagaccgaaacaagctaaatctgaagacatcggttttacaagtgtccatgtgatacgcgtcaaaactttttctcctgtaacagcgcgaaaagcatgtattcttgcttataacaacgaaacaagctgttttagaccgaaacgagttaaatctgaacacatcggttttacaagtgtctgtgtgatacgtcaaaactttttctcttataactgcgcgaaaagcatgtattcttgcttaaaacaacgaaacaacgtgttttagaccaaaacgaggtaaatctgaacacatcggttttacaagtgtctgtgtgatacgagtcaaaacttcttctcctgtaactgcgcgaaaagcatgtattcttgcttaaaacaacgaaacaacgtgttttagaccaaaacgaggtaaatctgaacacatcggttttacaagtgtctgtgggatacgtcaaaacttttttctcttataacagcgcgaaaagcatgtattcttgcttaacacaacgaaacaagctattttagaccgaaacaagctaaatctgaagacatcggttttacaagtgtccatgtgatacgcgtcaaaactttttctcctgtaacagcgcgaaaagcatgtattcttgcttataacaacgaaacaagctgttttagaccgaaacgagttaaatctgaacacatcggttttacaagtgtctgtgtgatacgtcaaaacttttttctcttataactgcgcgaaaagcatgtattcttgcttaaaacaacgaaacaacgtgttttagaccaaaacgaggtaaatctgaacacatcggttttacaagtgtctgtgtgatacgagtcaaaactttttctcctgtaactgcacgaaaagcatgtattcttgcttataacaacgaaacaagctgttttagaccgaaacgagttaaatatgaacacatcggatttacaagtgtctgtgtgatacgagtcaaaactttttctcctgtaactgcgcgaaaagcatgtattcttgcttaacacaacgaaacaagctgttttagaccgaaacgagttaaatctgaacacatcggttttacaagtgtctgtgtgatacgagtcaaaactttttctcctgtaactgcgcgaaaagcatgtattcttgcttaaaacaacgaaacaacctgttttagaccgaaacgagttaaatctgaagacatcggttttacaagtgtctgtgtgatacgagtcaaaactttttctcttataactgcgcgaaaagcatgtattcttgcttaaaacaacgaaacaagctgttttagaccgaaacgagctaaatctgaacacatcggttttacaagtgtctgtgtgatacgagtcaaaacgttttctcctgtaactgcgcgaaaagcatgtattcttgcttaaaacaacgaaacagcctgttttagaccgaaacgagttaaatctgaacacatcggttttactagtgtctgtgtgatacgagtcaaaactttttctcttataactgcgcgaaaagcatgtattcgtgcttaatacaacgaaacaagctgttttagaccgaaacgagctaaatctgaagacatcggttttacaagtggccatgtgatacgcgtcaaaactttttctcctgtaactgcgcgacaagcatgtattcgtgcttaataaaacgaaacaagctgttttagatcgaaacgagttaaatctgaacacatcggttttacaagtgtctgtgtgatacgtcgaaactttttctcttataactgcgcggaaagcatgtattcgtgcttaatacaacgagacaagctgttttagaccgaaacgagttaaatctgaacacatcggttttacaagtgtctgtgtgatacgactcaaaacttttttctcctataactgcgcgaaaagcatgtattcttgcttaacacaacgaaacaagctgttttagaccgaaacgagttaaatctgaacacatcggttttacaagtgtctgtgtgatacgagtcaaaacgttttctcctataactgcgcgaaaagcatgtattcttgcttagcacaacgaaacaagctgttttagaccgaaacgagttaaatctgaacacatcggttttacaagtgtctgtgtgatacgagtcaaaacgttttctcctgtaactgcgcgaaaagcatgtattcttgcttaaaacaacgaaacagcctgttttagaccgaaacgagttaaatctgaacacatcggttttactagtgtctgtgtgatacgagtcaaaactttttctcttataactgcgcgaaaagcatgtattcgtgcttaatagaacgagacaagctgttttagaccgaaacgagttaaatctgaacacatcggttttacaagtgtctgtgtgatacgactcaaacctttttttctcctataactgcgcgaaaagcatgtattcttgcttaacacaacgaaacaagctcttttagaacgaagcgagctagatctgaagacatcggttttacaagtgtccgtgtgatacgcttcaaaactttttctcctgtaactgcgcgaaaagcatgtattcttgcttaaaacaacgaaacaagctgttttagaccgaaacgagttaaatctgaacacatcggttttacaagtgtctgtgtgatacgagtcaaaacgttttctcctgtaactgcgcgaaaagcatctattcttgcttaaaacaacgaaagagcctgttttagaccgaaacgagttaaatctgaacacatcggttttacaagtgtctgtgtgatacgagtcaaaactttttctcttataactgcgcgaaaagcatgtattcttgcttaaaacaacgaaacaacgtgttttagaccaaaacgaggtaaatctgaacacatcggttttacaagtgtctgtgtgatacgagtcaaaactttttctcctgtaactgcgcgaaaagcatgtattcttgcttataacaacgaaacaagctgttttagaccaaaacgagttaaatctgaacacatcggttttacaagtgtctgtgtgatacgactcaaaacttttttctcctataactgcgcgaaaagcatgtattcttgcttaacacaacgaaacaagctgttttagaccgaaacgaggtaaatctgaacacatcggttttacaagtgtctgtgtgatacgagtcaaaacgttttctcctgtaactgcgcgaaaagcatgtattcttgcttaaaacaacgaaacaacctgttttagaccgaaacgagttaaatctgaacaccggttttactagtgtctgtgtgatacgagtcaaaactttttctcttataactgcgcgaaaagcatgtattcgtgcttaatacaacgaaacaagctgttttagaccgaaacgagttaaatctgaacacatcggttttacaagtgtctgtgtgatacgagtcaaaactttttctcttataactgcgcgaaaagcatgtattcgtgcttaatacaacgaaacaagctgttttagaccgaaacgagctaaatctgaagacatcggttttacaagtggccatgtgatacgcgtcaaaacgttttctcctgtaactgtgcgaaaagcatgtattcgtgcttaataaaacgaaacaagctgtttaagaccgaaacgagttaaatctgaacacatcgattttacaagtgtctgtgtgatacgtcgaaactttttctcttataactgcgcggaaagcatgtattcgtgcttaatacaaggagacaagctgttttagaccgaaacgagttaaatctgaacacatcggttttacaagtgtctgtgtgatacgactcaaaccttttttctcctaaaactgcgcgaaaagcatgtattcttgcttaacacaacgaaacaagctcttttagaacgaagcgagctagatctgaagacatcggttttacaagtgtccgtgtgatacgcttcaaatctttttctcctgtaactgcgcgaaaagcatgtattcttgcttaaaacaacgaaacaacgtgttttagaccaaaacgaggtaaatctgaacacatcggttttacaagtgtctgtgggatacgtcaaaacttttttctcttataactgcgcgaaaagcatgtattcttgcttaacacaacgaaacaagctattttagaccgaaacaatctaaatctgaagacatcggttttacaagtgtccatgtgatacgcgtcaacactttttctcctgtaacagcgcgaaaagcatgtattcttgcttataacaacgaaacaagctgttttagaccgaaacgagttaaatctgaacacatcggttttacaagtgtctgtgtgatacgagtcaaaactttttctcctgtaactgcgcgaaaagcatgtatttttgcttataacaacgaaacaagctgttttagaccgaaacgagttaaatatgaacacatcggatttacatgtgtgtgtgatacgagtcaaaactttttctcctgtaactgcgcgaaaagcatgtattcttgcttaacacaacgaaacaagctgttttagaccgaaacgagttaaatctgaacacatcggttttacaagtgtctgtgtgatacgagtcaaaactttttctcctgtaactgcgcgaaaagcatgtattcttgcttaaaacaacgaaacaacctgttttagaccgaaacgagttaaatctgaacacatcggttttacaagtgtctgtgtgatacgagtcaaaactttttctcttataactgcacgaaaagcatgtattcttgcttataacaacgaaacaagctgttttagaccgaaacgagttaaatctgaacacatcggttttacaagtgtctgtgtgatacgagtcaaaactttttctcttatacccgaagcgagttaaatctgaacacatcggttttacaagtgtccgtgtgatacgagtcaaaacgttttctcctgtaactgcgcgaaaagcatgtattcttgcttaaaacaacgaaacagcctgttttagaccgaaacgagttaaatctgaacacatcggttttacaagtgtctgtgtgatacgagtcaaaactttttctcctgtaactgcgcgaaaagcatgtattcttgcttaaaacaacgaaacaacctgttttagaccaaaacgagttaaatctgaacacatcggttttactagtgtctgtgtgatacgactcaaaacttttttctcctataactgcgcgaaaagcatgtattcttgcttaacacaacgaaacaagctgttttagaccgaaacgagttaaatctgaacacatcggttttacaagtgtctgtgtgataggagtcaaaactttttctgttataagtgcgcggaaagcatgtattcgtgcttaatacaacgagacaagctgttttagaccgaaacgagttaaatctgaacacatcggttttactagtgtctgtgtgatacgactcaaaacttttttctcctataactgcgcgaaaagcatgtattcttgcttagcacaacgaaacaagctgttttagaccgaaacgagttaaatctgaacacatcggttttacaagtgtctgtgtgatacgagtcaaaacgttttctcctgtaactgcgcgaaaagcatgtattcttgcttaaagggagactgaggcgGTTTTCAAATCTGCTAACCTACTAGGCTTTTGAAGTATACTCATTGTTGACCATGTCTGTGAAGTTATTTTTTCAATTGTTGCAAAAGCACCGGCGCAATCACAGATTGAAATCACgccgttcaaatctcccgcgtccctAGAGAGCGCAGGAGAGGGAAACAGCGGAGAGGAGAACCGCCTCCTTGTCGGCCCGTGTGACGTCATTATGAGGAGTCGGAGACTCTCCCTAGTCGCCGGACTGTGCTTTCAGTGCGCGTTGTTCCTCGTGTTGGCTGCGCTGTGGACGTACTCACAAAGTGTTCCAGCCAAGTTTTGAGCACCCGACCCCATGCAGGCGATCGaacatgaggtactgctgtgcattcgggtgtacgagcacctacggccgcgacgatgtcgtcttccacactttcccgaaagatcaaaagctcgcagcgcagtgggTCGTGGCTGTGAAGAGGAagaatttcaagccgaccaaagcaagcgtactttgctcgaagcactttcgtgACAGCGACTACGCGCAGAGCTTGTCCCTAATGCGATCGCTAGGGATTTCTGTCAGAGGGGCAAGGCTGAACCATGACGCGGTTCCTTCAGTATTTTCGCACAAAAAAAAGCATGTCGCCACCGCCAAGAAGTGCATttgctaaaagaaggaaacaagaGGTGAGTGCTTCTACTTCCGATTTTAAATTCATTACTTCGCGGAAATTCAGGTCTCATTTTTGTGTGGAGCGTGGCATGAAGCGTTGACTGTGATTCGCCCACGTGGAGAGCGATCCCGCGATGGTAGGGCACAGCTGCATGCGCCGCGCGCGGCTGTACTGGCGAGTTTCCTTTTCTCGCGCAAGGGGATATGCTATAGAGACCCCTGTGCTAAACGTTAATTAATCAACGAAACACCGCTGGTGATTCTTCGCGTGCAGACGGGACAGGCAATTGAAGAAAGCCCACTGCTGTGCCTGACATGCTCGGGAAGCCCCTGCGGAGCAGTGGCACTGCCAGGTTGGCCAGGTCTTGGGGCGCGCTGAGCGAGGTTTGGTCCGACGCGTCGAAGCAAACAAATGTCGAAGCTGTTCACATGCGGCGTCGTGATTTCCCACCCGTTGCTGCTTCGCCTTGAATCATTAGCTACGCAATCTGAAACGGAAATACTCGACAGAGCCTGGGCGAGTTGAAGCTTGGCTTTGAAACACAGGTGCGCGGCGTCGGACTTATTATGGCAGCGGCGGGACGCAGAACGGACTAGAAGTTAatagagacatttagaatagggtgaaGCTGCCGATTAGGGTCACAGGGGAATAGCGAGGagccacagcgcaggcgcaggacaatagCACCACTCTGGTAACTGCCCTGCGAATGCGCACTGGCGACTCGCTATTCCCCTATGACCCTAACCGCTAGCTTCACACTTTTTTAAATCTGTCCAATTCCGATGTGGTTATGCAAATGCGATAAGTCGGCAGGCGTCATGCTATTCTTACGAGGTAAACATCCATTTCGATGATCACCTAACAGCCGAGAACGACATCACATACGCGGCTTTCTTGCTTTCATAGAAAAATTTTCAGTGAAGAGCAATTCAGTGGTCCAGTACACTTTTTATCCTTTCAGGTCCTTGCAGGACTGCTTGGAGAAGGATCAAGCGTGCAAACACTTGATCCAAAATTGGGCAGTTCCTCTGGTAACTCAACAGGTAATTACGCTACATTCAGTCTGAACATTTAGTTATGCATGGATCTCGTGTGCATCAAATCATGTCTCAGCCTCTGTTGCAGATGTCACAACAGAAGCTGCAGCAGATCTCTGTGCAATGCCACAAGAAAACTGTGCAATGCAACTAAGTATCCTCGCTCTTACTGGTAATGACCAATCTTGACCAAGCAGAGTAATACAAGGCATTACATGATAACCTGCTCATTATTTCAGATGCAGCACAGGATGTGCCGCCGGAGGTCAAACTGACAGAGTCTTGTGAGGGGGGAAGACACAAGTCTGTCCAAGCAACAGTGTGGCCATCAACACAAAGCAAAGCTGTACAGGCATGTGTGAAAAGAAGCACAGCATCACGCCACTCTCAGACAAAACCGCATACTGTATCTATTGGTATGTGCCTCCACAATCAGCATACATTTTCGATTCATGCATTTGTATAATATTGATGGGGAAGGGGGCAAAGCGCTATAGAGGTTTTCAATTGTACAAAAATTTCCGCATATTCTACATTGAATCCAGTGGTAACAACTACTAAATGCAGGTGCACATGTCGCATGACTTTTAGGCATTCAGGTTGGTAGTCCCATGATAGACGCAGCTACTCAAACGACCATGCCAATCCAGAGAGAGGCGATTGAAAATGAGAACACCacagaagacgaaggtggagatgagAACTACGATGATGAGGACTACAGCCCATGTGaagaatttgaagagaagtaTGTGATTTGTAAATAGTATGATAAACACCTGTTTACCCTTCTTTTACTCTGGTGCCATAAACATTCACTCCTAATTTTTTTCATGCGAGGTAGCGTGTTTAGGCCGTCCAGTGCAATTGAAAATTTGCCCATTCTCTTCCAGGCAGGGATGTGTTGGAAACTCCACAGATGACTccggcaacaaaatttttttggtaCAGGAGAAGTACCTTTGGAAACTTTTCCAGCTGTGCACAGAATGCCTCGCTCCTCGGGCAGTCAGATTTGAGTGTGAAGGCACACTTCTAAAAGTCTATGGGGAGTGCGCATCGGGCCACTTGTTGTACTGGTGTAATCAGGACATCAAAAAACAGCAGCCGATGCTCAACGTGCAGCTTTGCGCAGCAGTTCTCTTCTCTGGAAGCAATCCAACAGCTACACTGAGAATGCTGGCTTCAATTGGTGTACCAGTTGTGagcaacaggacgttttttacaATCCAGCGTTCATATCTGTGGCCTGCAATTGACAGGGTAAGGAGTCATGAAGAAGTTTCCAGCTTTTTTTGCATGATCAAGGTTCAAtgcacactgatttttttttttcaggtttggaaagaagagcagaaaagtctGCTCCAAGAGTTGCAAGGCCAACAGGTGAACCTTGCTGGAGATGGACGATCTGATTCGCCAGGATTTAGTGCCAAATATGGCACGTATACTCTGATGGACGTTGAACGCCACAAAGTCTTGCATTTTGAAGTCGTGCAGGTGCGTTTCCACTGTGCTACAGCAACATTCTGTAAATGTTTATAGCTCACTAATGCTGCCAAATGAACTAACGCAACACTTAAATATGGTGACTTCTTTCTACAGCACATGCATTGCCATGGGTTTATCCTTGAATCCCCATCAGCATAGCACTACCATTGTTAGAAATACAAAGATGTATTCTCGTAAAAATACTTAAACACCTGGGAAGGAGAGACCTCAAcacatgcagtctttttttttaactgatagACACGCAGCGCATCAAACTCAATATCCTTTGCCATTATCATTCCACAGTCCAAtgatgctggcggcagctgtcgcatggagttggaaggcctgaaacaaggccttgcttttctggagagtgcGAACATCAAAGTAGCAGTGCTGGTGACTGACCGTCATACACAGATCAAGTGCTTTCTCCGCAACAACAAAACTGCAATCACCCACGAGTTTGAcgtgtggcacatggcaaaaggtatCTAGCAGCTGCTTCGTCGAGCGAATCGGAAGGGATTTTACGTGCCGACACTTTGTGAGCATTTAGTTTTGGCTGTGTTTACCATACAagaactgcattttcattttcaatttgccCAGCAACTGAGGCGATGCATTGTTCTGTTCGCTCTTCAAAAGTAGTTCTTTGCTTCTTCAGTATTTTCATCATGCGTGCTCATGGTGCTTTTAAGCACTAATTGCTAACATGGTGCTGTGCTTAACATCCATCAGTGACCTTTTGTTGCATGATCTTTACGGTTGGACTTTTTATATATGTTACACGTTTACACGTTTTCACACGGTCctgtgcaactttttcaggacccAACTTGCTGCACTTCATTACAATGAGAACAGTGGACGTGGTCAGGCACGCACAAAGGatggcacacttcgatggtgCGTGCGTTACCCAAAGGCAGCAGGTGGTGACCCAACAGCTTGTCCAGTAAAGGAGCCACCCACTCATGGTAAGCTTGCACCACCTAGTTTATTTGGTCATgaagaaagtgaatattgcacaatctacaagatgaaatgctcacacaggctacgtcaaatgcctcctcgacaaggttgtggccatggcTGAGAGCACGCAGCCCCAGGAAAGGAAAACTGCCCCAGAATCTCGCCCACCACTCAGCAGCAGTTTTCCAAAGGTCCCAAAGGAGAAGCTGGTCGAGAAAAGAAAGTCAAGATTCAATAGGCAATGATCAGCCTCTCATGATCTGCAGAGAAAATGCTGGTAAGTAGTATGGGGGTTTACCACATGTCCCAAATCTGAACGTGGGTTGAGCAGCCAAAGCCCTTGATAGCCATTGTGACAGGTAAAAATGTACAGCAAAGGATGTGATGACATGCACTGTGTAGTTTAATTAGGGAGTACTAGTTACTAAAATGTTtagtttgtaaaaaaaatgaaaaacagataTCACTAAACACAAGAAGGCAGAGTAGGCGAAATCATGCAGCCACTAAAAAGTACGTATACCACTTTGCACTATATGCTGGGGATTGCATAGATTACAAGGAAAAAGAATGCAACCTTGACAACCACTTTAAGGCCTCTATTC harbors:
- the LOC144112437 gene encoding uncharacterized protein LOC144112437, which codes for MPQENCAMQLSILALTDAAQDVPPEVKLTESCEGGRHKSVQATVWPSTQSKAVQACVKRSTASRHSQTKPHTVSIGIQVGSPMIDAATQTTMPIQREAIENENTTEDEGGDENYDDEDYSPCEEFEEKQGCVGNSTDDSGNKIFLVQEKYLWKLFQLCTECLAPRAVRFECEGTLLKVYGECASGHLLYWCNQDIKKQQPMLNVQLCAAVLFSGSNPTATLRMLASIGVPVVSNRTFFTIQRSYLWPAIDRVWKEEQKSLLQELQGQQVNLAGDGRSDSPGFSAKYGTYTLMDVERHKVLHFEVVQSNDAGGSCRMELEGLKQGLAFLESANIKVAVLVTDRHTQIKCFLRNNKTAITHEFDVWTQLAALHYNENSGRGQARTKDGTLRWCVRYPKAAGGDPTACPVKEPPTHGYVKCLLDKVVAMAESTQPQERKTAPESRPPLSSSFPKVPKEKLVEKRKSRFNRQ